The genomic DNA TCGTCGCCCTGGACGATGCTGAGATCAAGTACTCGACGGTCCAGAACTGGTACCCGGGCGACAACGACGGGAAGGGCGGCATCTACAACTTCGTGACGAAGCGCGGCGATTGCCGCGGCGCCCGCTCGAAGATCTCGTGGACGCAGGTCGAGACCGGCTCGGCGATCACTTGGAAGTACCCGTCCTGCATCCTGCGCGGCGACGATTCCCGCGGCGAGTTCTACTCGATCGCGGTGTCGAACGGCATGCAGCAGGTCGATTCCGGCACCAAGATGATCCATCTCGGCAAGAACACGACGAGCCGGATCATCTCGAAGGGCATCTCGGCCGGCCGGTCGCAGAACACCTACCGGGGCCTCGTCTCGGCGCACCGGAAGGCCAAGGGCGCGCGCAACTTCACGAACTGCGACTCCCTGCTGATCGGCGACCAGTGCGGCGCGCACACCGTGCCCTACATCGAGTCGAAGAACGCCTCGGCCGTGTTCGAGCACGAGGCGACCACCTCGAAGATCTCCGAGGAGCAGAAGTTCTACTGCCAGCAGCGCGGCCTCTCCGAGGAGGAGGCGACCGCGCTCATCGTCAACGGCTTCGTCCGGGACGTGCTGCAGCAGCTGCCCATGGAGTTCGCCGTGGAGGCCCAGAAGCTGATCTCGATCAGCCTGGAAGGCTCGGTGGGCTGACCGCCTGGGCGGATACGACGAGGTGCTGCGGGCGGCCCATCGGCACAGCGCGCGGCACGCCGACGAGGTGAGGAGCAGCGTCCTGTGCGGATGCTTCTTCTGCCTCGAAGTTTTCGCGCCGGACGAGATCGCGGGCTGGATCGCCGATGACGGCACCGCCCTCTGTACCCGGTGCGGCATCGACGCGGTGATCGGCGACCTCTCCGGCTACCCGGCCGGGAACGCCGCGTTCCTGCGGGCGATGCGGGACGAATGGTTTTGAAGGACTTGGACTGACATGCTGGAAATCAAGAACCTCGTCGTGCAGATCGAGGACAACCGCATCCTGAACGGCCTCAATCTGACCGTGAACGACGGCGAGGTCGCGGCGATCATGGGCCCGAACGGCTCGGGCAAGTCGACCCTCTCCTACGTCATCGCCGGCAAGGAGGATTACGAGGTCCTCGACGGCGAGATCCTGCTCGACGGGCAGAACGTGCTGGAGATGGCCGCCGACGAGCGCGCCGCGGCCGGCGTGTTCCTGGCCTTCCAGTACCCGCTGGAGATCCCCGGCGTCGGCACCATGACCTTCCTGAAGGCCTGCCTGAACGCGCAGCGCAAGGCGCGCGGCGAGGCCGAGCTGTCGACCCCGGACTTCATCCGCGCGGTGAACGGCGCGGCCGACAAGCTCGAGATCAACAAGGAGATGCTCAAGCGCGCCCTCAACGTCGGCTTCTCCGGCGGCGAGAAGAAGCGCATGGAGATCCTCCAGATGGCGCTGCTGCAGCCGAAGTTCTGCGTGCTCGACGAGACCGATTCCGGCCTCGACATCGACGCCCTGCGCATCGTCTCCGAGGGCGTGAACGCGCTCCGCGACCAGGGCCGCTCGTTCCTGGTGATCACCCACTACCAGCGGCTGCTCAACCACATCGTGCCCGACACCGTGCACGTCATGTCGAAGGGTCAGATCGTGAAGACCGGCGGCAAGGAGCTCGCCCTCGAGCTCGAGGCCTCCGGCTACGCCGAGTACCGCACCAGCGAGGCCGCCTGAGCCATGGCCGACGTGACCAACCTCCGCTCCCCCGCCGAGGCCGGCCTGTCGAAGCTGTTCGAGTCGGCCCGCCAGAGCTTCGCCAGCGAGAAGGCGATCGCCCGCGAGGAGGCCTTCCGCTTCTTCGAGGCGACCGGCCTGCCGAGCCGGCGGGTCGAGGCGTTCAAGTACACGGACCTGCGCGCCGCCATCACGGAGGCCGCGCCCCCGGCCGAGGCGCCGAGCCTCGACGTCGCCGAGGCGGCCGTCGCCCGGGCGAAGGGGTTCTCCGGGATCGAGGCCGCGCGCCTGACCTTCGTGAACGGCCATCTCGTCCGCGAGCTGTCGGACCTCGACGGGATCCCCGAGGGCGTCACGGTCGTGCCGATGTCGGACGCGCTGACGCGGGCGCATGTCGACCTGAAGCAGCTCGCCCCGGTGCCGCAGGCCCGGGAGAACCCGGTCTACCAGCTCAACACCGCCTTCCTGGCCGACGGCGCCCTGATCACGGTGGCGCCCGGCGCGAAGCCGGCGCGGCCGCTGCACCTGCGCTTCGTCGGCGCCGGCGATGCCCCGTTCTCGACGGCGACGCGCGTGCTCGTCCAGCTGGGCGAAGGCGCGGAGTTCAGCCTCCTGGAGAGCCACGAGGGACCGGACGGCCTCACCTGCCAGCCGAACGACGCCCTCGACGTGGTGGTCGGCCCCAGGGCCGCCTTCCGTCACACGCGCCTGAACACGGAAGGTGATGCCACCATCGCGCTCTCGACCCTGTCGCTGAAGGTCGAGGCCGAGGGTCAGGTCGAGACCGTCAACCTCGTGACCGGGGCGGTGCTGTCGCGTCACCAGATCTTCGTCCACGTCGCGGGCGAGGACACGAACCTGGTCGTCAACGGCGCCGCCATGCTGCGCAAGGGCCAGCTCGCCGACTCGACCCTGCTCGCGGACCATGCCGCGGTCGGCGGCGTCGGCCGCGAGCAGTTCAAGTGGATCATCGACGGCGACGCCACCGGCGTGTTCCAGGGCAAGATCATCGTCCGTCAGGCCGCGCAGCAGACCGACGGCAAGATGAAGTCCGACTGTCTCCTCCTCACCGACGAGGGGCAGATGATGAACAAGCCGGAGCTGGAGATCTTCGCCGACGACGTGGCCTGCGGCCACGGGGCCACCTGCGGCGCGCCGGACGAGGATCTGCTGTTCTACCTGATGGCCCGCGGCCTTCCGCGCGCGACTGCCGAGAGCCTGCTCGTGCAGGCCTTCGTGGGCGAGGCCGTGGAAGCGGTGACGCACGAGGGCGCGCGCGCGGCTTTGATCGGCGCGATCGAGGCTTGGCTCGAGGCGCGGGGCTGACTATCCCGGCCGGCCCCCTCACGGGACCGGCCGCTTCTCCGAACCTGGATCTCTGCCCGAGATGTCCGCGTCGGCGGGCCCCGAGCGAGGGATCCAGGGCTCGCAATGCCAGCCGGAGGCCTCCGCCGAGGCCTCCGCTTCGCTCCGGCACCTCAGGATGAGGGCTGTTCCCGGGATCGGCGAAGTCTTCGGAAGGTCGCGACCATGAACGCACCCGTCCTCACCCCCGCCTACGACGTCGAGGCGATCCGGAAGGATTTCCCGATCCTGGCGCAGCAGGTCTACGGCAAGCCGCTCGTCTACCTCGACAACGCCGCCTCGGCGCAGAAGCCCCGGCAGGTGATCGACGCGATGGTCTCCTGCATGGAGACCGGCTACGCCAACGTCCACCGCGGCCTCCACTACATGGCGAACGCCGCCACGGAGGGCTTCGAGGGCGCGCGCGAGACCACGCGCCAGTTCCTCAACGCCGCCTCCACGGACGAGATCATCTTCACCCGCAACGCCACCGAGGCCTACAACCTCGTGGCCTCGTCGATGGGCTGGGCCGGCCTGATCGGGGAGGGCGACGAGATCATCCTCTCGATCATGGAGCACCACTCCAACATCGTGCCCTGGCACTTCCTGCGCGAGCGCCGGGGCGCCGTGATCAAGTGGGCGCCGGTGGACGACCAGGGCAACTTCCTGGTCGAGGAGTACGAGAAGCTGTTCTCGCCCCGGACCAAGATGGTGGCGATCACCCACATGTCGAACGTGCTCGGCACCGTG from Methylobacterium radiotolerans JCM 2831 includes the following:
- the sufC gene encoding Fe-S cluster assembly ATPase SufC; the encoded protein is MLEIKNLVVQIEDNRILNGLNLTVNDGEVAAIMGPNGSGKSTLSYVIAGKEDYEVLDGEILLDGQNVLEMAADERAAAGVFLAFQYPLEIPGVGTMTFLKACLNAQRKARGEAELSTPDFIRAVNGAADKLEINKEMLKRALNVGFSGGEKKRMEILQMALLQPKFCVLDETDSGLDIDALRIVSEGVNALRDQGRSFLVITHYQRLLNHIVPDTVHVMSKGQIVKTGGKELALELEASGYAEYRTSEAA
- a CDS encoding SufB/SufD family protein, with the translated sequence MADVTNLRSPAEAGLSKLFESARQSFASEKAIAREEAFRFFEATGLPSRRVEAFKYTDLRAAITEAAPPAEAPSLDVAEAAVARAKGFSGIEAARLTFVNGHLVRELSDLDGIPEGVTVVPMSDALTRAHVDLKQLAPVPQARENPVYQLNTAFLADGALITVAPGAKPARPLHLRFVGAGDAPFSTATRVLVQLGEGAEFSLLESHEGPDGLTCQPNDALDVVVGPRAAFRHTRLNTEGDATIALSTLSLKVEAEGQVETVNLVTGAVLSRHQIFVHVAGEDTNLVVNGAAMLRKGQLADSTLLADHAAVGGVGREQFKWIIDGDATGVFQGKIIVRQAAQQTDGKMKSDCLLLTDEGQMMNKPELEIFADDVACGHGATCGAPDEDLLFYLMARGLPRATAESLLVQAFVGEAVEAVTHEGARAALIGAIEAWLEARG